CTTCCGGCCGTGCGGATCATCGGTCTGGCCGTGGAGCCGACCGGCGCTGTCTGGATCGCAATGAGCCAAAATATCGTGCGGATGTCGATCGCCGCGGACGGGAATCCGCAATTTGAGATCTTTAATGTTTATAGCGATTTCGGAATTTCCTTTTCCTACGTCAGCGGTATTTCGGTCGCCCCCAACGGAAATGTCTGGATCAGTCTATTCGGCTACCTTGTGCATCTCAGCTCGTCGGAACTCGGGATCCAAAAGAGAATCTATCAAATCAGCAATTATCTTTCGTACACTTACGGCGAGGTCGGATCCACGTCCAGCATTGTCGCTGTTACAGACGACCATATTTGGGTCGGAACGTACGCGGGGCTGGTTCGCGTACAAACCGATTCGGCCGGAACACCTACATTTAGAGTCTTCTCGGTCTCTTCCACCGGCGGCGGCCTCAACAACAACTTCATTCGATCTCTAGCTTCCGGCGGGTCGAGCGATCTGTGGGTGGGGACGAGTCAAGGCCTGACGCATGTTGTGTGCGGAGAATCTATAGATCCGGTACTCACGTCTTATACGAGCCAGACTTATCCGCTCTTCAACGATTCCGTCCAGGCGGTGGCGTACGATCAGGGGGCCGGAAGAGTCTATCTCGGCACGCAGGCGGGCTTAAGTTCCCTTTCGTTCACGGCCGCGCAGGAGCCGCAGTTTAAGAACTACGTTCATCCCGACGGCTTGGTGAACAACTATGTGACAACGTTAGCCTCAGATTCGCAGGGCCGTCTGTGGGCGGGGACCGGAGATGGATTGAGCCAGGTTACGTTCTCGCCCGAAGGAGGGGTCACTTTCAAAAACTTCAACTCCGTCACGCATCCTACGCTGAACCAAGTGCGGATCTGGACTGTCGGCATCGGAAAACAGAACGATATTTGGTTGGGTGCGATGGAAGGGCTGTACCTTTTGACGCTCGACAGCGCAGGGAACGCTCAAATTAACCCAATCTCTCTCCCCTCCCAAGGGAACACCACACTTCACAAATGGATCTTAAGCTTAGCGGTCGGCCCCGACGGGGATCTTTGGGTCGGAAGGATTTTCGACGGTCTGGCCCGTGTCTCGATCGACGCGGCCGGCCAACCGGTCGTCCAGACGTATACGACATCCAACGGATTGCCCGAGAACTCCGTCACTAGCCTCGCAATCGGCACTGGCGACGACGTGTGGGTCGGGACTTACAGCCAAGGCGTCGTCCATTTCACGCTCTCCTCAAC
This genomic interval from Bdellovibrionota bacterium contains the following:
- a CDS encoding two-component regulator propeller domain-containing protein, coding for MKPLTERFVSVVLLCTSLALAGCKFKKDAPVSESNPEATQTDLTQSRPGETDVGQPAPVLNGDLVYLQSVAPGVPNALVVGLPGATASGVTEVCAVLETSQDQNPVCFPVNPVDGSFRGVLENAEPCDTVDLWGEGEAYAPGGPGINSIPETVMRWYRPFPSSVNEVAVSAGKVYMAGEGEAGIYVADVTACTSEEEPDTFKVYTQAQGLVNDIVLSLAPGLIGDVWIGTVNGLSHLTYGENGEVIFSNYTNFGALPAVRIIGLAVEPTGAVWIAMSQNIVRMSIAADGNPQFEIFNVYSDFGISFSYVSGISVAPNGNVWISLFGYLVHLSSSELGIQKRIYQISNYLSYTYGEVGSTSSIVAVTDDHIWVGTYAGLVRVQTDSAGTPTFRVFSVSSTGGGLNNNFIRSLASGGSSDLWVGTSQGLTHVVCGESIDPVLTSYTSQTYPLFNDSVQAVAYDQGAGRVYLGTQAGLSSLSFTAAQEPQFKNYVHPDGLVNNYVTTLASDSQGRLWAGTGDGLSQVTFSPEGGVTFKNFNSVTHPTLNQVRIWTVGIGKQNDIWLGAMEGLYLLTLDSAGNAQINPISLPSQGNTTLHKWILSLAVGPDGDLWVGRIFDGLARVSIDAAGQPVVQTYTTSNGLPENSVTSLAIGTGDDVWVGTYSQGVVHFTLSSTGEPQFTTYTTANGLLGNEILALAKGADGEIWVRTPEGLSRLTQVEGGTIQIASFALGSPILDTFYANTMVVDGQGRVWLATSIGLQ